The following are encoded in a window of Phycisphaerae bacterium genomic DNA:
- a CDS encoding riboflavin synthase has protein sequence MFSGIIEALGTVQDAHIVAGGSELEIRAPGYWRDVTQGASVAIDGVCLTLTRADENEASFDVIAETMRRTTLGTLHPGDRVNLQKSLAVGDRIDGHFVQGHVDAVAEVVRVEESPAEALWWFRPPAEALRYIVPKGSIAIDGISLTIAAVQRDAFSVALIPTTLARTTLGRKKAGARVNIETDILARTLVHYLESVVGAPGTMGGSLTLEKLRQEGFA, from the coding sequence ATGTTTTCCGGCATCATCGAAGCTCTGGGGACGGTCCAAGACGCCCACATTGTCGCCGGCGGGAGTGAGCTGGAGATTCGCGCGCCCGGATATTGGCGGGACGTAACGCAAGGCGCCAGCGTCGCCATCGACGGCGTTTGCCTGACGCTGACTCGCGCGGACGAAAACGAGGCCTCCTTCGACGTCATCGCCGAAACGATGCGCCGCACGACACTTGGAACCCTTCATCCCGGCGACCGTGTCAATCTGCAAAAATCACTGGCCGTCGGCGACCGCATCGACGGTCACTTCGTCCAGGGCCATGTCGATGCCGTCGCCGAGGTCGTTCGCGTCGAAGAGTCGCCCGCCGAGGCCCTCTGGTGGTTCCGACCGCCCGCCGAAGCGCTGCGCTACATTGTCCCCAAGGGCTCCATCGCCATCGACGGAATCTCGCTGACCATTGCCGCCGTGCAAAGAGACGCATTCAGCGTTGCCCTGATCCCCACGACACTGGCCCGGACCACGCTCGGCCGGAAAAAGGCCGGCGCCCGCGTCAATATCGAGACCGACATCCTCGCCCGCACCCTGGTCCACTACCTAGAATCGGTCGTCGGCGCGCCCGGAACGATGGGTGGTTCGCTGACGCTGGAGAAATTGCGACAAGAGGGTTTCGCATGA
- the pdxA gene encoding 4-hydroxythreonine-4-phosphate dehydrogenase PdxA, whose product MIDDATPAGDTPLPTIGITMGDPAGIGAEVIVKALADESLRNRANFILYGLDETIAYAADLAELTPYWSRRPHDEPRALARGVVIADFDEEFVDGRPPRKPTAESGRASLRFLEEAIRDARGGAIDALVTGPINKTAWQMAGIEFEGHTELLARRLKARRVTMLFVGGPLRVALASIHQPLFELRNSFTIGLVFQPIDLLHQALRDWFDIPRPRIAVAALNPHAGENGRFGDEEARVIEPAIDMARQHGIDAIGPIPADTLFWRAAHGEFDGVVALYHDQALIPVKLLAFDEAVNITLGLSIIRTSVDHGTAYDIAGKNRADPGSMKAAIRLAIDLAERRRTASESPPQALAD is encoded by the coding sequence ATGATCGACGACGCGACACCGGCCGGCGACACCCCTCTACCCACGATCGGGATCACCATGGGCGATCCCGCGGGCATCGGCGCAGAGGTCATCGTCAAGGCCCTGGCCGATGAGTCGCTCCGCAACCGCGCGAACTTCATCCTCTATGGTTTGGACGAGACGATCGCCTACGCCGCCGATCTCGCCGAACTCACCCCTTACTGGTCGCGCCGGCCTCATGACGAACCCAGGGCCCTCGCCCGCGGCGTCGTCATCGCCGATTTCGACGAGGAATTTGTCGATGGCCGCCCTCCGCGAAAGCCCACCGCCGAATCGGGCCGCGCCTCCTTGCGCTTCCTCGAAGAGGCGATCCGCGACGCCCGCGGCGGCGCGATCGATGCGCTCGTGACCGGACCGATAAATAAGACGGCTTGGCAAATGGCGGGCATCGAGTTCGAGGGCCACACGGAACTCCTGGCCCGACGGCTTAAAGCGCGACGCGTCACCATGCTCTTCGTCGGCGGGCCTCTCAGGGTCGCCCTCGCCAGCATTCACCAGCCCCTGTTTGAACTGCGCAATTCCTTTACCATCGGCCTCGTCTTTCAGCCGATCGACCTCCTCCACCAGGCCTTGCGCGATTGGTTCGATATTCCCCGCCCCAGGATTGCCGTCGCCGCCTTAAACCCCCATGCGGGAGAGAACGGCCGATTCGGCGACGAGGAGGCGCGTGTGATCGAGCCCGCCATCGACATGGCCCGGCAACACGGCATCGACGCGATCGGCCCGATCCCCGCCGATACGCTCTTTTGGCGCGCCGCTCACGGCGAGTTCGACGGCGTCGTCGCCCTCTATCACGATCAAGCGTTGATTCCGGTCAAGCTGCTTGCGTTTGACGAAGCGGTCAACATCACACTGGGCCTGTCTATCATCCGCACCAGCGTTGACCATGGCACGGCGTACGACATCGCGGGGAAAAACCGCGCCGATCCCGGCTCCATGAAAGCCGCCATCCGGCTCGCGATCGACCTTGCGGAACGCCGACGAACTGCGTCCGAAAGTCCTCCTCAGGCTCTCGCGGACTGA
- a CDS encoding putative Ig domain-containing protein — MAEETMLAHRAKWILVFAAAAFVGAGLALSGTLLAGDPPESATVHEDLAEAGLQIGPGQPLEFYEQSFGRPDPDQGRVIACFAQGTDEQVVAYFHELLQVEAGERYQVSGRWSGAQGTPRALTWSFVPDGLSISNGVGEPVAPSELFSRMDSLFAAQGGRAAWINRFQQCFDRWAQLCGTSYTRITVGGNDWDDGAAWGSAGSAGLRGDIRISMKNIDGGSGILAYNFFPSSGDMVIDRSENWGSTTNQNRFFRNTVMHEHGHGLGIAHVCPVSGSKLMEPFLNTGFDGLRHDDVRAGQRHYGDIYESNDTAGTAAAIGTLAVGPTISIGALPPPPAGTSPASTSLLSIDANGKTDFFTFHVDSPLRTTVTVAPQGLTYPSGGQNFDGSCSAGTNVNSLSRADLGVEILATDGVTVLGTANATGAGSAETLSQVDLPAAGDYFVRVYENDNPTEVQLYTLNLSATAACPELIVDPSALADASIGQPFSQALSASGGTGPYTYAVTSGSLPAGLTLSAGTLSGTPTGPAGPSNFTITATDTATACTTNKSYSQFVVCPPVTLTPTSLPPGKLGRSYNKTLSAGGAIGPYSFGISAGGLPPGLSLSAEGVLSGVPHTQTGVFAFTVTATSESGCVGSRAYSITIGLKALEPI, encoded by the coding sequence ATGGCTGAGGAAACGATGCTGGCTCATCGCGCAAAGTGGATATTGGTGTTCGCCGCGGCGGCGTTTGTAGGCGCCGGACTCGCCCTGTCGGGCACGCTCCTGGCCGGTGACCCGCCGGAATCGGCAACCGTTCACGAAGACCTGGCGGAGGCCGGGCTTCAAATCGGCCCGGGACAACCGCTCGAATTCTACGAGCAGTCCTTTGGCCGGCCCGATCCCGATCAGGGCCGGGTCATTGCCTGTTTCGCCCAAGGGACCGACGAGCAGGTCGTCGCATACTTTCACGAGCTTCTTCAAGTGGAGGCGGGCGAACGCTATCAAGTGTCGGGCCGATGGTCGGGGGCGCAGGGAACCCCCCGCGCGCTGACGTGGAGCTTCGTTCCGGACGGGTTGTCGATCAGCAACGGCGTCGGAGAACCGGTCGCCCCCAGTGAGCTATTCAGCCGCATGGACTCGCTTTTCGCGGCGCAGGGCGGCCGCGCCGCATGGATCAACCGGTTTCAGCAGTGCTTCGATCGCTGGGCTCAGCTCTGCGGGACGTCGTACACGCGGATCACTGTCGGCGGCAACGACTGGGATGATGGGGCCGCATGGGGGTCCGCCGGGTCTGCTGGATTGCGCGGAGACATCCGCATCTCCATGAAGAACATCGATGGTGGCAGCGGGATCCTGGCCTACAACTTTTTCCCATCCAGTGGCGACATGGTCATCGACCGCTCGGAAAACTGGGGCTCCACAACGAATCAGAACCGCTTCTTCAGAAACACGGTCATGCACGAGCACGGCCATGGACTGGGGATAGCACACGTTTGCCCGGTCAGCGGCTCGAAGCTCATGGAGCCGTTTCTGAACACCGGCTTTGACGGGCTGCGCCATGACGACGTTCGCGCCGGCCAGCGCCATTACGGCGACATTTACGAAAGCAATGATACGGCCGGAACGGCGGCCGCGATCGGAACGCTGGCCGTCGGTCCGACGATCAGCATTGGGGCGTTGCCGCCGCCGCCCGCGGGCACCAGCCCCGCAAGTACGTCGCTCCTCAGCATCGACGCGAACGGTAAGACCGATTTCTTCACGTTTCACGTCGACAGCCCCCTTCGCACGACGGTGACCGTTGCCCCGCAGGGTCTGACCTATCCCAGCGGCGGGCAGAATTTTGACGGCAGTTGTTCCGCCGGGACGAACGTCAACAGTCTCTCCCGGGCCGATCTGGGCGTTGAAATCCTCGCGACGGACGGCGTGACGGTGCTGGGAACGGCCAATGCGACGGGCGCGGGATCGGCAGAGACGCTGTCGCAGGTCGATCTTCCCGCGGCCGGAGACTATTTCGTGCGCGTGTACGAGAACGACAATCCGACCGAGGTCCAGCTTTACACCCTGAACCTCTCGGCCACGGCGGCTTGTCCGGAGTTGATCGTCGATCCTTCGGCGCTCGCGGACGCGTCGATCGGACAGCCCTTCAGCCAGGCGCTATCTGCAAGCGGGGGGACGGGACCGTACACGTATGCCGTAACGTCCGGCAGTCTTCCCGCGGGACTGACCTTGTCCGCAGGCACGCTTTCAGGGACGCCGACGGGTCCGGCCGGCCCGTCCAACTTCACCATTACGGCCACCGACACCGCGACGGCCTGCACCACCAACAAGAGCTATTCGCAGTTTGTAGTTTGTCCACCTGTAACTTTGACCCCGACCAGCTTGCCGCCGGGAAAACTCGGTCGATCGTACAACAAGACCCTTTCCGCAGGCGGCGCGATCGGCCCTTATAGCTTCGGGATTTCGGCCGGGGGGCTGCCGCCGGGACTTTCCCTTTCCGCCGAAGGCGTCTTGTCCGGTGTACCGCACACACAGACCGGAGTCTTCGCCTTTACAGTAACCGCCACGAGCGAATCCGGTTGTGTGGGCAGCCGGGCTTATTCGATCACCATCGGTCTCAAGGCCCTTGAACCGATTTGA
- a CDS encoding putative Ig domain-containing protein, whose protein sequence is MPEESVPAQCANWKWVLVAAAFVGAGLALSHTLQAGEAPESASDEPLQTAQVDVQFGAGQPPEFYEQNFGRPDPNQGPVIACFAQGTDERVVAHFNEMLYVEPTDRYQLTSRWTGAQGTPRALTWSFVPDGLSIPSGIGEAVANSDLFARMDALFAAQGGRATWINRFQQSFDRWAQICGTSYTRITVGGNDWDDGAAWGSAGSVGLRGDIRICMKNLDGANGVLAYNFFPSGGLAPGDMVLDRSEGWGSSSNQHRFLRNTVMHEHGHGLGILHVCPINGTKLMEPFLNTGFDGLRHDDIRGGQRHYGDIYESNNTAGTATNIGTLIIGTPINLGALPAPPAGTNPANSSTLSIDANAKNDYYRFHVDTPVLATVTVTPQGLTYLNAAQNGDGSCPAGTNVNSLAIADLVVEIRDTNGVTVLGTANATGAGSAETLANVNLPIAGDYYVQVLENNTPTESQLYTMSLSAAASCPAITVDPASLPNGTVNAAYNQALSASGGTGPYTFAVTSGSLPAGLSLSLAGIISGTPIGLFGPSNFTVTATDSIACTGNRAYSITIDCPVEDISPASIPDAAIGVAYNQVLSGVGGIAPYTFIQSGGILPSELSVSAAGVISGTPVDAIGLFNFDVESTDAAGCTATRSYSLNIACGLLGDVNNDGFVDSLDIQGFTDCVLGFGSSPGDYCGCADMDQNGLAEELDMEAFVDVLVP, encoded by the coding sequence ATGCCCGAAGAAAGCGTTCCGGCTCAGTGCGCGAATTGGAAATGGGTTCTGGTTGCGGCCGCTTTTGTCGGGGCCGGTCTCGCACTTTCGCATACACTTCAGGCGGGTGAAGCACCGGAGTCCGCGTCCGACGAACCGTTGCAAACAGCGCAAGTTGACGTTCAATTCGGCGCCGGTCAGCCGCCGGAGTTTTACGAGCAGAACTTCGGTCGCCCCGATCCCAACCAGGGCCCGGTCATTGCCTGCTTCGCCCAAGGGACGGACGAGCGTGTCGTGGCCCATTTCAACGAGATGCTTTACGTTGAGCCGACGGATCGGTATCAGCTCACGAGTCGATGGACCGGCGCGCAGGGAACGCCCCGCGCGTTGACCTGGAGCTTTGTGCCGGATGGACTCAGCATCCCCAGTGGGATCGGCGAGGCGGTCGCCAATAGCGACCTCTTTGCCCGGATGGATGCACTTTTCGCAGCGCAAGGTGGCCGGGCAACCTGGATCAATCGGTTCCAACAGAGCTTCGATCGCTGGGCGCAAATCTGCGGGACGTCGTATACACGGATCACTGTCGGAGGAAATGACTGGGACGATGGGGCGGCGTGGGGCTCTGCCGGATCCGTGGGATTGCGCGGGGACATTCGCATTTGCATGAAGAATCTCGACGGAGCCAATGGAGTGCTGGCGTATAACTTTTTCCCATCAGGGGGGTTGGCCCCGGGTGACATGGTTCTTGATCGGTCGGAAGGTTGGGGATCCTCCAGCAATCAACACCGCTTCCTGAGAAACACGGTCATGCACGAACACGGGCATGGTTTGGGTATCCTCCATGTATGTCCCATCAATGGAACCAAACTCATGGAGCCCTTCCTCAATACCGGTTTTGATGGTCTGCGCCACGACGACATACGCGGCGGGCAGCGCCATTACGGCGATATTTACGAAAGTAACAATACGGCGGGCACGGCGACCAATATCGGGACGCTCATCATCGGAACGCCGATCAACCTCGGCGCGCTGCCGGCTCCGCCCGCCGGAACCAACCCGGCCAACAGCTCCACCCTGAGCATCGACGCCAATGCCAAGAATGACTATTACCGGTTTCATGTCGATACGCCGGTCCTGGCGACGGTGACCGTCACGCCTCAGGGGCTGACCTACCTGAATGCGGCGCAAAACGGTGATGGGTCTTGTCCGGCCGGAACCAATGTCAACAGCCTCGCCATCGCCGACTTGGTGGTCGAGATTCGCGACACCAACGGCGTGACGGTTCTGGGAACGGCCAATGCGACCGGTGCAGGTTCAGCGGAGACGCTGGCCAACGTGAATTTGCCGATCGCCGGCGACTATTACGTTCAGGTCTTGGAAAACAACACGCCGACGGAGTCGCAGCTTTACACGATGAGCCTCTCGGCGGCCGCCAGCTGCCCGGCTATTACAGTTGATCCCGCGTCGCTTCCGAACGGTACGGTCAATGCGGCGTACAACCAGGCATTATCCGCATCGGGCGGGACCGGGCCTTATACCTTTGCCGTCACCAGCGGTAGCTTGCCCGCCGGCCTTTCGTTGTCATTGGCCGGCATTATCTCCGGCACTCCGATCGGCCTGTTTGGGCCCTCCAACTTCACCGTCACCGCTACCGACAGCATCGCCTGCACCGGCAACCGGGCGTACTCGATCACGATCGATTGCCCGGTCGAGGATATTTCTCCTGCGTCGATTCCAGATGCGGCCATAGGGGTGGCGTACAATCAGGTCCTTTCCGGCGTGGGCGGCATCGCCCCCTATACGTTTATCCAGTCAGGTGGCATCTTGCCCTCCGAATTGAGTGTGAGCGCCGCCGGTGTGATTTCCGGTACACCGGTCGATGCGATCGGGCTCTTTAATTTTGATGTTGAATCGACGGACGCGGCCGGCTGTACGGCAACCCGATCCTATTCGCTCAATATTGCCTGTGGTCTCCTGGGTGACGTAAATAACGACGGTTTCGTCGACAGCCTCGATATTCAAGGTTTCACGGATTGCGTTCTTGGATTTGGATCTTCTCCCGGCGACTATTGCGGCTGCGCCGATATGGACCAGAACGGCCTCGCCGAGGAGTTGGACATGGAAGCGTTCGTGGACGTGCTTGTGCCGTAA
- a CDS encoding NF038122 family metalloprotease produces MKRSALLVVIGMLGLGVVAAVVADDRAGRVELVNPEGIRPGALVYVEQGPAVRGTVHVDGSEAELPSQTVIRPMCGSDTQNITPADLVRWRAAQLDAFSGKYPITVLDTPRPRGVGANFIFNLSGNVPPSAATALTAVEAYLENQWVDPVTISINVDFASMGGGVLGATGSDYVSVGYSTARTALINGQDPDDTLQDFLPVGVTIPVRYDGNTGVVTNEGTVFVTEGNYNAAIGNVGGVHASMTYNSDFNFDFDPSNGITGGFYCFQSVAVHEVGHAMGFTSGADFRTSDIEMLDLYRFQNTDGGGDFNPDDTSEFGVTARLVDFNVPDNDVNSDLIVIEYPMSDGNPNQASHFREQALNIGIMDPTFASGVTFSPNFYKSADRAMFDAIGWDNTASPPDVSPPEPDPMTFEAPPAAAGTTSISMTATSALDDTPPIQYMFQCTSATPGGTSSFWQVGVGYTDTGLQANTPYSYRIAARDNVGTPNQTAFSPDVNVSTAIETPQSLATGVVGVDFIELVALGTFTNLTEGQSGLYFDSLTPGGDTGLNVWVQGTMATATGLLPDTDYEFVVKARNRDGVETALCAPVSIHTFWVAGDCNNDLEFTVESDLDCIVEVLLNNDASPPPEAHRIDLNYNEITDGEDIQFIIDCLQFGGC; encoded by the coding sequence ATGAAGCGTTCAGCGCTTTTGGTGGTTATTGGCATGCTCGGACTCGGTGTTGTCGCCGCCGTCGTGGCGGACGACCGCGCAGGCCGCGTGGAGCTGGTGAATCCTGAGGGCATTCGACCTGGCGCTTTGGTCTACGTTGAGCAGGGGCCCGCGGTGCGCGGAACCGTCCATGTCGATGGCAGCGAAGCCGAACTTCCGAGCCAGACGGTTATTCGGCCGATGTGCGGCAGCGATACTCAGAACATCACCCCTGCGGACCTTGTTCGATGGCGTGCGGCCCAGCTCGACGCCTTTTCCGGGAAATATCCGATTACGGTGTTGGATACGCCGCGGCCGCGCGGCGTCGGCGCGAACTTTATCTTCAATCTCTCGGGAAACGTTCCCCCCTCGGCCGCCACCGCGCTGACGGCCGTTGAGGCCTACCTGGAAAACCAGTGGGTGGACCCCGTCACCATCTCGATCAACGTGGATTTTGCGAGCATGGGTGGCGGCGTTCTGGGTGCGACGGGCAGTGATTATGTCTCGGTCGGCTATTCAACGGCGCGGACGGCCCTTATCAACGGTCAGGATCCCGACGACACCCTTCAAGATTTCCTTCCCGTCGGCGTCACGATTCCGGTGCGTTATGACGGCAATACCGGCGTCGTGACCAACGAGGGGACCGTTTTTGTGACCGAGGGAAATTACAACGCGGCGATCGGAAACGTGGGCGGCGTTCATGCCTCCATGACCTACAATAGTGATTTCAATTTTGACTTTGATCCTTCGAATGGGATTACCGGCGGGTTCTATTGTTTCCAATCGGTCGCGGTCCACGAAGTGGGCCACGCGATGGGGTTTACCTCCGGGGCGGATTTTCGAACGTCGGACATCGAGATGCTCGATCTGTATCGGTTCCAGAACACCGATGGCGGCGGCGATTTCAACCCGGACGACACGTCGGAATTCGGCGTGACGGCGCGGCTGGTGGACTTTAACGTGCCCGATAACGATGTGAACTCCGACCTGATTGTGATTGAGTATCCAATGTCGGACGGGAACCCCAACCAAGCCAGTCATTTTCGCGAACAGGCGCTCAATATTGGGATCATGGATCCGACATTTGCGTCCGGTGTAACTTTTTCGCCCAATTTCTATAAGTCGGCGGATCGCGCCATGTTTGACGCGATCGGCTGGGACAACACGGCGAGCCCGCCGGATGTGTCTCCGCCGGAACCGGACCCCATGACGTTTGAGGCGCCGCCGGCCGCGGCAGGCACGACGTCGATTTCAATGACGGCAACGTCCGCGCTGGACGATACACCGCCGATTCAATACATGTTTCAATGCACCAGCGCGACGCCGGGCGGGACGAGCAGCTTCTGGCAGGTCGGCGTCGGATACACGGACACGGGCTTGCAGGCCAATACGCCGTATTCCTATCGCATCGCCGCGCGCGACAACGTGGGAACGCCGAACCAGACCGCGTTTTCGCCGGACGTGAATGTGTCGACTGCGATCGAGACGCCCCAGAGTCTGGCGACCGGCGTGGTCGGCGTGGATTTCATCGAGCTGGTGGCCTTGGGGACGTTCACGAACCTTACTGAGGGCCAGTCGGGGTTGTATTTCGACTCCCTGACGCCCGGCGGCGACACGGGATTGAATGTCTGGGTTCAAGGCACGATGGCGACGGCCACGGGCCTGCTGCCGGACACGGACTACGAGTTTGTGGTCAAGGCGCGGAACCGCGATGGCGTCGAGACGGCGTTGTGTGCCCCGGTTTCGATTCATACGTTCTGGGTGGCCGGCGACTGCAACAACGACCTGGAGTTCACCGTGGAGAGCGATCTGGATTGCATCGTGGAGGTCTTGTTGAACAACGACGCCAGCCCACCGCCCGAAGCCCACCGGATCGACCTGAATTACAACGAGATCACGGATGGCGAGGACATCCAGTTTATCATCGATTGCCTGCAATTCGGCGGGTGCTAA
- a CDS encoding inositol monophosphatase, with protein sequence MALVNHPDSLRETAIALAEIGGQTAARFFGKVIATRKSDDSPVTEADHAAQEAILSALSHRHPSHSIVVEEDVLRPDRHAALTASEYCWIVDPIDGTRNFSRGVKVYATSIAVMHGGRPVAAAIYDATADIVFSASLGGGAYRGQERIRLRDRPIDRDTTVAVGSFRRRSVPQAVRGWLDHFLLRNFGSTSLHLAWVATGLVDAAYSAECKLWDIAAAALLIEEAGGIVSDHADQSIWPVDPGEYEGQDLPVLAGTKTMHGHLVTSLRVDTQPLPTGLG encoded by the coding sequence ATGGCGCTCGTCAATCATCCGGATAGTCTTCGCGAGACCGCCATCGCTCTTGCGGAGATCGGCGGGCAAACGGCCGCGCGATTCTTCGGCAAGGTAATCGCCACCCGAAAGTCCGACGACAGCCCCGTGACGGAGGCCGATCACGCGGCTCAAGAAGCAATTTTGTCGGCGCTGTCCCATCGACATCCGTCGCATTCGATCGTCGTGGAAGAGGACGTGCTTCGGCCGGATCGCCATGCCGCGTTGACGGCGAGCGAGTACTGCTGGATTGTCGATCCGATCGACGGGACCCGGAACTTCAGCCGCGGCGTCAAGGTTTACGCGACCAGCATCGCCGTCATGCATGGCGGCCGACCTGTTGCGGCCGCGATTTACGACGCGACCGCCGATATCGTGTTTTCGGCGTCCCTTGGCGGCGGGGCGTATCGCGGACAAGAGCGGATCCGGTTGCGCGATCGACCGATCGATCGCGACACCACTGTAGCGGTGGGTTCGTTCCGGCGGCGCAGCGTGCCTCAAGCCGTGCGTGGGTGGTTGGACCATTTTCTGCTCCGAAACTTCGGTTCGACGAGCCTGCACTTGGCCTGGGTGGCGACCGGACTGGTCGACGCGGCCTATTCGGCCGAGTGCAAGCTTTGGGATATCGCGGCGGCGGCGCTTTTGATCGAAGAGGCGGGAGGCATCGTGAGCGATCACGCAGACCAATCGATCTGGCCGGTCGATCCTGGCGAGTATGAGGGTCAGGACTTACCGGTCTTAGCCGGCACAAAGACGATGCATGGGCATCTGGTTACGTCGTTGCGCGTGGACACACAGCCGCTGCCTACAGGACTTGGGTAA
- a CDS encoding ATPase, T2SS/T4P/T4SS family, with product MARLEIASQGQTHVVAFHAPQITIGRQEGNDIVLADSKASRRHCVIEQKNGNVQLRDLDSHNGTWIGENRIVEATLRMGEALRIGDTYIRLLPDEGQVFEVDDQAVVTTEEDVEVESDEEEVPSRSRFDAPAKAAAPRRDVRPPARAGGAGVPLTGGPLARQLASLMQACQDVPEPPDAPQSPKDIRLLNRKSEPILQSGDTATKSAEALDMLRQLLFVAFRTRATDIHIEPKAEVFAIRFRIDGLLHAVGEITSKIGLTILNVIKILCQMDIAKRSVVQEGNFAVELPSRRVDFRVNLTPSVHGQKLALRFLDKGSVPSHFENLGMDLDAVSELMRICEQDAGMIILAGPTGSGKTTTLYTALHSIDSASRHIVTIEDPVEYEMANTTQITIDPLHNLTFASVLSSVLRQDPDVILVGEIRDEETARMAMQAATTGHLVFTTIHARDTVGTVFRLLDLGVEAFLVANALTMCISQRLVRVLCPECKRPYKADSALIRRMKLEGRPFGYFYEAVGCKRCMNTGYRGRMALFEILRFTPQVRDVILGGPTIADLRKAAGEWMFHTLVDSGYKKVIDGVTTVQEVERVSSTG from the coding sequence ATGGCGCGGCTCGAAATTGCATCCCAGGGTCAGACCCACGTCGTCGCCTTCCATGCGCCGCAGATTACCATCGGCCGGCAGGAGGGCAACGACATTGTGCTGGCGGATTCGAAGGCCTCGCGCCGGCACTGCGTCATCGAGCAGAAGAACGGCAACGTTCAGCTTCGAGATCTGGATAGTCATAACGGCACCTGGATCGGCGAGAATCGAATCGTCGAGGCGACGCTGCGCATGGGCGAAGCCTTGCGGATCGGCGACACATACATTCGATTGCTGCCCGACGAGGGCCAAGTCTTCGAGGTGGACGATCAGGCGGTGGTCACGACCGAGGAGGACGTCGAGGTTGAATCGGACGAGGAGGAAGTCCCGTCAAGGTCGCGATTTGATGCCCCGGCGAAGGCAGCAGCGCCGCGCCGCGATGTTCGGCCCCCAGCTCGCGCCGGAGGGGCCGGCGTTCCGCTGACGGGCGGGCCGCTCGCCCGCCAACTAGCGTCGTTGATGCAGGCGTGTCAGGATGTCCCCGAGCCGCCCGACGCGCCGCAAAGCCCAAAGGACATCCGCCTGCTGAACCGCAAGTCGGAACCGATTCTTCAATCCGGTGACACGGCGACAAAATCCGCTGAGGCCCTGGACATGCTTCGGCAGCTACTGTTCGTGGCATTTCGCACGCGGGCGACGGATATCCACATCGAGCCGAAGGCGGAGGTGTTTGCCATCCGGTTTCGCATCGATGGATTGTTGCACGCCGTCGGTGAGATCACCTCGAAGATCGGGCTGACGATTCTCAACGTGATCAAAATCCTGTGCCAAATGGATATCGCCAAGCGGAGCGTGGTCCAGGAGGGCAATTTCGCAGTGGAATTGCCCAGCCGGCGCGTGGATTTTCGCGTCAACCTGACGCCGTCCGTGCACGGGCAGAAGCTCGCGCTACGCTTTCTGGACAAGGGGTCGGTGCCCAGCCATTTCGAGAATCTCGGGATGGACCTCGACGCGGTATCGGAGCTGATGCGAATCTGCGAACAGGACGCCGGGATGATCATCCTGGCCGGTCCGACGGGCAGCGGAAAGACCACGACCCTTTATACGGCGCTGCACAGCATTGACTCCGCGTCCCGGCACATCGTGACGATCGAGGATCCCGTCGAATACGAAATGGCCAACACGACACAAATCACGATTGATCCGCTCCACAATCTCACTTTTGCGTCGGTCCTTTCGTCCGTTCTGCGTCAGGACCCGGACGTGATTCTGGTCGGCGAGATTCGCGACGAGGAAACGGCGCGCATGGCGATGCAGGCGGCGACCACCGGCCACCTGGTCTTTACGACGATTCACGCCCGCGACACGGTCGGTACGGTGTTCCGGCTGTTGGATTTGGGCGTGGAGGCTTTTCTGGTGGCGAACGCCCTGACGATGTGCATCTCTCAGCGCTTGGTTCGCGTCCTTTGTCCCGAGTGCAAACGACCCTACAAGGCCGACTCCGCGCTCATCCGCCGGATGAAGCTGGAGGGCCGGCCGTTTGGATATTTCTACGAGGCCGTCGGCTGCAAACGTTGCATGAATACGGGGTATCGCGGGCGGATGGCCCTCTTTGAGATTCTCCGTTTTACCCCCCAAGTTCGGGACGTGATTCTGGGCGGGCCGACCATTGCCGACCTTCGCAAGGCCGCGGGTGAGTGGATGTTTCATACGCTGGTCGACAGCGGCTACAAGAAGGTCATCGACGGCGTGACCACGGTACAGGAAGTCGAGCGCGTGTCGTCCACGGGCTAG